The sequence TCAGACAGTAAAATCAACATTTAGAATTCCCCTTTCCCCTCTTCAAGAAAAATATactaaaacagaagaaaagacCCTTTTATTTCCACTCCCAGCTGCCTCCCACTCCCATGCAGTGCAGCTTGAGAACTCAAATCACAAGAACCTCACAGATACTTTTTTAATGAGAAAGACCCCAGTACTGGTAGCCGGTAAAAGAACCAGCTGTCCACTTTGGGCGCTGGGCACACGTTGCCACCGAGGGGCATTTAACTGTTCTCCTTTCTGAACGTTACTGTCCACGTGTAGGTGTTTTGCAGATGGAGAGTTTCCAGTTGCGGTTACAGAGTGCTAAAAAGCAGAAAGCGACAGACATGAGCAGTGGGGAAGCTCATTTTGTGGACAGACTGTAGCAGAAGCCTTCACTAAATCGAAGGGGAGTGTTGGTGAGCACAGATTATGCCTTTCTGGAAGAGCGTGGTCCCCACTTGTAACAGATCCACTGTGCAAATGTGTTAATATGAGTCGACAGGGAGATGAAGGGACCCTGTGAGGTGTAGTCTTTACATGGGAGAGCACCTCCATACCAAGCACAGATCTGTGAGAACCATCAACCACTTGCGCTGTGGCTGGACAAGGCTGGTCAATAGCACAACGGTGCCTGGTGGGACATTACACTGGGGGTGATGCTGTTACGTTTGGCTCTTGACTTGAAGTATCTGGGGTACCCACGCTAAAGAAGGAGCTTTCCTTTTGACTACCATCTTCATCCTCCTCATCCTCCATACTTGGCCAAGAGGTTTGATCTTCTACTTTTTTCAATCGTTCATTCAGAGCCTTGAGCGCCAGTTGTCTGTAGAAACAGAATGAGGATATGGTAACATTTTTACTGCATGTATTGTTAAATATGTACTAATGTGACAGAATTTAACTGcttaacaaaaaatatgaaatcttGTAACAACAAACTTGCCAGTAAACACAACATATATGACCCATTTGCAGTAAAGCTTCTTGAAAGTGGGGGGATGGTAGGGGAAGTGTTTGGATGCATATGTGCAGGGGTAATGGAGCTATGATGAGTTATAAACAGCCCAAGGCCGGTGCTTTTCTTCCACTGCTTTTCCTCCTTCCTTTCAAGGTCCCTTTCATTCTTCTGTCCAGCGGGTGTTTAGCTGATGAGAAGCTGTCTCCCCTCCCCTGACAGGCTGCTCTCTGACTGGGACACTCTAACAGAGCACAGTCTGCCACAGGGGACAATGCCAAAACATATTAACATCTCCACAACGGCATTATGAACAAGAAAAGATCAGTCGGACCGTGAACCAGAGAACTCCAGGGCTTCCAGAATGGCAATAGCTTGACGTCATCTCGTACtcacacaaaaatacacaccAGCTATACCGAGGCACGCTTCATCGTCAACATACATGTTATTAATTTTGTGTAGGTTAAAAGCAATTGAGTGTTTTTCACCGTCAACACACAAGCAAAAGAGAAAATTAccctaaaacacaaaattatttaATAGAGGTACTCAGTATCAGTTCTTAGAAGTATAGTTCTTCCTGGAAAGTTACCTTCTCCTCTCTGCATCCTGAGGGTCTGTACCCGGTAAGCTGATGGTAATGGAAGAAGGAGCTCCCACGTCGTATCTCTTGACCGCACGCGGGCACAAACGCAGCTTCACCAGGGCAGCATGCGTGAGATTGCCAAGCAGCGCAGTAGCTGGTTGAATGGGACCCGGGAAGAAGCTGGTGAACGAGAAATGTTCAGACATGTCTCCTCTGCCCCGGCTGTGTCGTTGGTAGAAGCGCAGGTACACCCAGCCTGACAGCATTCCGATAGTGTATCCCACCAGCATTCGGCTTGGGACCAGACCAACCGCACTCAAAACTGTTACTGCCAGTAGGACAATTTGGGGCATCGCACGCACCCAGCGCCGTGGCTCCAGTTGCCCGTCTCCAACTGTCTGCTTATGGGCCACCAGAACAGCTCCTGCAAATCCTGGGAATCCATGGATGCGAGCCGAGAAAAGGAAATGCAGGTCCGACGTTGCAGCGTATGCCAGTAGAAACCAGAGTGCACTCAGGACCCCCACAGCTACACTCACCACACCATAAAACAGAAGCAGTTCAGGAGCCCCCCAAAGCGGCTCCAGACGACGGCCGGCTCCTAGTGTCAGGAGAAGGTTGGCAATGACATCCCAAACGTGCACTTCCACGAGTCCATGGGTGACCACAGTCCAAAGCCACAGATTAGGGGGCAAAAGCAAACCAGGGGTGACAGCAAGTACCCGCGCGGTGTCAACCCAAAACGAAATGaggtaaagaagcaacacagcTCCCCACAGGCACTTCACCAGCACACTGCTTCCAGAGAGGGCAGAAACTAGGCGAGTGGTAGGGAAGGAGCGCAGcatggcagcaaaagggggggTAACCTCACCGGCCTCTGATTCTGGGGCAACCCTGGACACCGGCCTCTAAGCACCCTACTATTACCTGTACTAGGCCCCAGTGGATActgttttggcaaaaaaaatataaaaaagagccTTTCCCTATCAGGCTGAATGGCCAACAGACCCCTGAGATCTCACTGTCATCCAGCTCCAGCAGACTGTGACCCTTGACCCCAGCTGTCACTCACCCCCCCTCTAACTCGATTGATCAATAAATGTCCAATCCCCTTCACCTCCCAACTTTAAACATACACTGATCTCTTTACATACAGCGACATAAGCGAACCCCCCCCTGATGCCGCCACTCTGCCAATGCCTCCTCCGCTCACAAAGTTCAAGGCAGGCCGCAGCCTCGGCCTTTCCCACAGTGTATGTGGGCACTAGGGCCGCGTcttccggaaaaggcctggcaCTTCCACCCATCAACGTCAACGCCAGCGAAACGACACACACATAGAGCGCATGCGCCTCAGCACAATGTATCCTGGGAGATGCAGTTCAGGTCTGGTTTATCCGGCTGATCTGCGTTTTCTCGCACAGACTTCTGGGAGAAGTAGTCCTCCGTGTGTGGCGAATACACACTCTCCAACAAGCTTAAGTTTTTAGGGACGGTTCCTGCGTTTCGTTCTGTTTTGTTCGATGTTCTGTAACAAACACTTGGaatagtaaaaattaaaaaaaaagctatttagcTTTAAAATAATAGTTGATACTATGAAAGGCTCTTATATGGTGGTTAGTAGTAATTTGAAACGTATAATAGAGTAACAATTAGTCTTTGTCTCTGGAAAACCTTAAGATATCTTATgacaaaaaattgtttaaaacatgttttatttgcgAACAGCGCCAGTACAGCACCGAGAATTCTGGCAGCGCACCTGACTGACCGGCTTTGGTCCCCGCAGAATATTATGATCTCAGATGATCTCAGGCCTCTCTCCACGCGTAATATCCTTCTAACACATACGCTATATCAGCATGCATGGTGCAGTCTGCCGCCACATTTTCTATGGCACATTATGACCACTAAATCTAAAGTAGCATTCAAGCTAAAAATAAAGCTAACAAAATCATAACCGTAACAAAATCATAACcgtaacaaaacaaaatcgTACCTAACAAAATCATAACGCtaacaaaataataactaaCAAAATCATAACCGTAACAAAATCATAACCCtaacaaaataataactaaCAAAATCATAACCCTAACAAAATCATAACCCtaacaaaataataactaaCAAAATTATAACCGTAACAAAATCATAACCCtgacaaaataataacaaaatcatAACGCTAACAAAATGATAACTAACAAAATCATAACCCtaacaaaataataactaaCAAAATCATAACCCtaacaaaataataactaaCAAAATCATAACTAACAAAATCGTAACGCTAACAAAATCAGAACTCTAACAAAATTGTAACTAACAAAATCATAACCCTTACTAAATCATAACGCTAACAAAATCGTAACACTATTGCTATTCCAAGTTCTGTATTGCCATAattataagcatacctgggaagtctctGAGTTTTGGCGGGAGACTCCGGGAAAGTCTGTTGTTCAATGGATTCAGCAGCAGGGGGCGCTGCGTGAATATAACTTCACTgttgtaaatacttttttgtaccTACTATACAGCGTGTTTGGTGAATTTAGTTGCTATAAGTTAAAGGCTGTTAAAGGTTGATGTCATGCATATGTTAACGGTAACCATCTGGGTGCAAATGATTAGAAGAACAGAGAAAAATAGCTAGGTTAATGCAATGTGAAATAACACAAATCAGAGCTCCACTAATGTATGTGAGGTGCAGTGAAACATTTCTCCCACTTAcgtcactatgcattatgaagggtctaCCCGAGAGTAGGGCTGATTTTGGCTAGAGTGTATGCCCCTCTCCAACATACACGCTGgcacataaatataaaacacacaaatttatacatgctaacacacacttacccatactcactaacacatgtGCACACtcattctgacacacacacactacctcaCACCACTCACGTTAACACACACTTCATCTTACActccttacacatccatgctcacacacaaacacttatacatacacatccatgctcacacacaaacacttatacatacacatccatgctcacacacagttatgcattacatagttacataattACAAGACAttaatgctcacaaacactaatacatacacatccatgctcacacacaaacacttatacatacacatccatgctcacacacaaacacttatacatacacatccatgctcacacacaaacacttatacatacacatccatgctcacacacaagcacttatacatacacatccatgctcacacatatatataagttgcatgaggagacaggaatgcAGCAGCATCACATTATGTTACGTGACCCCACAGTTGTTGATTAGTATATCGCGCATGCGCTTCTATAAGTGAAGGTGCTGAGAGTGTCTCCAaaagccagaatattgcagaggGATTCACAAAGAAAACGTTAAAACTCAGaggtgttttaaaaaataaaatttggtgaaaaagtgaagaagaaaaaaaaacaccttttctgacttatttgaaaaatcctttactcatctacaaaagctaataaaaaacataccagaaaggttctaatatttgtcctgagtttagaaatgtaaaaaagcttgtgttttttttgtttttttccaagttATAGGTCAATAAGCACACATAGCTTATTGCTATTTTATGTGGATGTAAAATGCccacttttttaatgtatatttctatttttttttgtatttgtagatGTGATATTTACAGGGCTCCATTACCCTGCATTGCACTGTG is a genomic window of Spea bombifrons isolate aSpeBom1 chromosome 6, aSpeBom1.2.pri, whole genome shotgun sequence containing:
- the TMEM115 gene encoding transmembrane protein 115, translated to MLRSFPTTRLVSALSGSSVLVKCLWGAVLLLYLISFWVDTARVLAVTPGLLLPPNLWLWTVVTHGLVEVHVWDVIANLLLTLGAGRRLEPLWGAPELLLFYGVVSVAVGVLSALWFLLAYAATSDLHFLFSARIHGFPGFAGAVLVAHKQTVGDGQLEPRRWVRAMPQIVLLAVTVLSAVGLVPSRMLVGYTIGMLSGWVYLRFYQRHSRGRGDMSEHFSFTSFFPGPIQPATALLGNLTHAALVKLRLCPRAVKRYDVGAPSSITISLPGTDPQDAERRRQLALKALNERLKKVEDQTSWPSMEDEEDEDGSQKESSFFSVGTPDTSSQEPNVTASPPV